The Melopsittacus undulatus isolate bMelUnd1 chromosome 12, bMelUnd1.mat.Z, whole genome shotgun sequence genome has a segment encoding these proteins:
- the C12H22orf39 gene encoding synaptic plasticity regulator PANTS, with the protein MADGGTWRPPRSCEDYWWEWKHCRGLRHAFHHYYAHGELPTCDRWREDYEACRAWEKGRAAAAQEALCKSERARVMENKKYAPVWRLRKSPPPDWYLPLDQDKPN; encoded by the exons ATGGCGGACGGCGGGACCTGGAGG CCGCCGCGGTCGTGCGAGGACTACTGGTGGGAGTGGAAGCACTGCCGCGGGCTGCGGCACGCCTTCCACCATTACTACGCGCACGGAGAGCTCCCGACCTGCGACCGCTGGCGGGAGGACTACGAGGCCTGCCGCGCCTGGGAGAAgggccgcgccgccgccgcgcag gAAGCTTTGTGCAAGAGTGAAAGAGCTCGAGTCATGGAAAACAAGAAGTATGCTCCAGTGTGGAGACTCAGGAAGAGCCCACCCCCTGACTGGTACCTTCCACTTGACCAAGACAAACCAAACTAG